In Methylobacterium aquaticum, the following are encoded in one genomic region:
- the infA gene encoding translation initiation factor IF-1, with protein sequence MAKEELMQFDGLVLEILPDARYRVQLDQGHEIVAYTAGKMKKNRIKTLAGDRVTVEMSPYDLEKGRLVFRHKDERSSGPRPPFRGGSQFRRR encoded by the coding sequence ATGGCGAAAGAAGAGTTGATGCAGTTCGACGGTCTCGTGCTCGAGATCCTGCCGGACGCGCGTTACCGCGTGCAGCTCGACCAGGGCCACGAGATCGTGGCCTACACGGCCGGCAAGATGAAGAAGAACCGCATCAAGACTCTGGCCGGCGACCGGGTCACCGTCGAGATGTCGCCCTACGACCTGGAGAAGGGCCGTCTGGTGTTCCGCCACAAGGACGAGCGGTCCTCCGGCCCGCGTCCGCCGTTCCGCGGCGGCAGCCAGTTCCGCCGGCGCTGA
- a CDS encoding ABC transporter ATP-binding protein, which translates to MALLEIRDLTVRYGEIEAVRGISFSVEAGEVVTLLGSNGAGKSTTLKTISGLVKPAGGEVLFEGQSLLGLNPEEIVRRGVAHVPEGRRVFPGLTVRENIMLGASNRKGLSTRQIKDEAEGMFELFPDIRRFGDALGWTLSGGQLQMVALARGLMAKPRILLLDEPSLGLAPVIVQAVFAIIAEVRRRGTTVLLVEQNARMGLSVADRGYVLETGQLVLSGAPQDLWANDDIRAAYLGGRAKAEALAH; encoded by the coding sequence ATGGCACTCCTGGAAATCCGCGACCTGACCGTGCGCTACGGCGAGATCGAGGCCGTGCGCGGCATCTCGTTCTCGGTCGAGGCCGGCGAGGTCGTGACCTTGCTCGGCTCCAACGGGGCCGGCAAGTCGACGACGCTCAAGACCATCTCGGGGCTGGTGAAGCCGGCCGGCGGCGAGGTCCTGTTCGAGGGCCAGTCGCTGCTTGGCCTCAACCCCGAGGAGATCGTGCGCCGCGGCGTGGCGCATGTCCCGGAGGGGCGCCGGGTCTTCCCGGGCCTCACGGTGCGCGAGAACATCATGCTCGGTGCCTCGAACCGGAAGGGGCTCTCGACCCGCCAGATCAAGGACGAGGCGGAGGGCATGTTCGAGCTCTTCCCCGACATCCGCCGCTTCGGCGACGCGCTGGGCTGGACGCTCTCGGGAGGCCAGCTCCAGATGGTGGCGCTCGCCCGCGGGCTGATGGCGAAACCCCGCATCCTGCTCCTCGACGAGCCCTCGCTGGGCCTCGCCCCGGTGATCGTCCAGGCGGTGTTCGCGATCATCGCCGAGGTGCGCCGCCGCGGCACCACCGTGCTCCTCGTCGAGCAGAATGCCCGCATGGGCCTGTCTGTCGCCGATCGCGGCTACGTGCTGGAGACCGGGCAGCTGGTGCTCAGCGGCGCGCCGCAGGACCTGTGGGCCAACGACGACATCCGGGCGGCGTATCTCGGCGGGCGGGCCAAGGCGGAGGCTTTGGCGCATTGA
- a CDS encoding MFS transporter, with the protein MTPDVSGGHDLTRRQWTMTLLASLGGGLEYYDFIVYGIFAKDIAAAFFPASDPVAALTLSLAVFAVGYLARPLGGLVLSHFGDRYGRKTVFVVTVFTMSACTLGMGLVPAYASWGVWATLLLVLLRFVQGLCIGGELPGAITFVVETASRRPGLACGIVFCLVNGGVLLAAMVNLALQSWLPPAMMAEYGWRIAFLFGGVVGLVSFVLRRSLEETPEFLRLQNRASRRPIGEVLRDHRRPVLLGIGIVALTAGFNGILFAHMPAYLIQVLKYPPKTVAMAMNVALFAMSASLLFASFFADKVPPRRLMQASALVVLIGVIPAYQVLARGDADLFLVLPLLTMAVAGANGSFAYLLAGLFPTRVRFSGVALSLNLGFTLLSGLGPLAANALIGATGWAAAPGLIIAASALIGLVVASRLSDRPTTLDQTVPASG; encoded by the coding sequence ATGACACCCGATGTGAGCGGCGGGCACGATCTCACCCGCCGCCAATGGACAATGACGCTGCTCGCGAGCCTCGGCGGCGGGCTCGAATACTACGACTTCATCGTCTACGGGATCTTCGCCAAGGACATCGCCGCCGCCTTCTTCCCGGCGAGCGATCCGGTGGCGGCGCTCACCCTGTCGCTGGCGGTGTTCGCGGTCGGCTACCTCGCCCGGCCGCTCGGCGGGCTGGTCCTGAGCCATTTCGGCGACCGCTACGGCCGCAAGACCGTGTTCGTGGTCACCGTCTTCACCATGTCGGCCTGCACGCTCGGCATGGGCCTGGTGCCGGCCTACGCCTCCTGGGGCGTGTGGGCGACCCTGCTCCTCGTGCTCCTTCGCTTCGTACAGGGGCTGTGCATCGGCGGAGAACTCCCGGGCGCCATCACCTTCGTGGTCGAGACCGCCTCGCGCCGGCCGGGGCTCGCCTGCGGCATCGTCTTCTGCCTGGTCAATGGCGGCGTGCTGCTCGCCGCGATGGTCAACCTCGCCCTGCAATCCTGGCTGCCGCCCGCCATGATGGCGGAATACGGCTGGCGCATCGCCTTCCTGTTCGGCGGCGTGGTCGGGCTCGTGAGCTTCGTGCTGCGGCGTAGCCTGGAGGAAACACCGGAATTCCTGCGCCTCCAGAACCGCGCCTCCCGCCGGCCGATCGGCGAGGTGCTGCGCGATCACCGCCGCCCGGTGCTCCTCGGCATCGGCATCGTCGCGCTGACCGCGGGCTTCAACGGCATCCTGTTCGCCCACATGCCGGCCTACCTGATCCAGGTGCTCAAGTACCCGCCCAAGACCGTGGCGATGGCGATGAACGTCGCGCTCTTCGCCATGTCGGCCTCGCTGCTCTTCGCCTCGTTCTTCGCCGACAAGGTGCCGCCGCGCCGGCTGATGCAGGCCTCCGCGCTCGTCGTCCTGATCGGGGTGATCCCGGCCTACCAGGTGCTGGCGCGGGGCGACGCCGACCTGTTCCTGGTGCTGCCGCTCCTCACCATGGCGGTGGCCGGCGCCAATGGCAGCTTCGCCTACCTGCTCGCCGGGCTGTTTCCCACCCGGGTGCGGTTCAGCGGCGTCGCGCTCTCGCTCAATCTCGGCTTCACGCTGCTCAGCGGCCTCGGGCCGCTCGCCGCCAACGCCCTGATCGGCGCCACCGGCTGGGCGGCGGCGCCGGGCCTGATCATCGCGGCCTCGGCGCTGATCGGCCTCGTGGTGGCGAGCCGCCTCTCCGACCGGCCGACGACCCTCGACCAGACGGTGCCGGCCTCGGGCTGA
- a CDS encoding UxaA family hydrolase, whose product MSAPTPLHPTNPRIVRLAHEDNVVVAVDPIVPGAAVEGVTASARVPRGHKFAVVPIAEGAPIRKFGQIIGFASRAIAPGEWVHEHNVGLGEAKGDFARDYRFCEEARPVAMVPDAQRATFEGYRRADGKVGTRNYVGVLTSVNCSATVARFIAEEARRSGLLDEFPGIDGIIPLTHGTGCGYDIQGEGADILKRTLWGYAANPNMGGVIMVGLGCEGLQIDRWKRAYGIEESETFRSFTIQDSGGTRRTIEAGVAALREMLPSVSKARRETVPASELMLALQCGGSDGYSGITANPALGAAVDRLVAEGGTAILSETPEIYGAEHLLTARAATPEIGHKLVEMIHWWEAYTARNGGEMNNNPSPGNKAGGLTTILEKSLGATAKGGSTTLTGVYRYAEPVTAKGFVYMDTPGFDPVAATGQVAGGANVLCFTTGRGSAYGCKPTPSIKLATNSEMYRRMQDDMDIDCGDVLDGVSIEEKGRQIFETILRVASGERTKSEGFGYGDAEFVPWQIGAVM is encoded by the coding sequence ATGTCCGCCCCCACCCCGCTCCACCCCACCAATCCCCGCATCGTGCGCCTTGCCCACGAGGACAACGTCGTGGTGGCGGTGGACCCGATCGTGCCCGGCGCCGCCGTCGAGGGCGTGACCGCCTCGGCCCGCGTGCCGCGGGGCCACAAATTCGCGGTGGTGCCGATCGCCGAGGGCGCGCCGATCCGCAAGTTCGGCCAGATCATCGGCTTCGCCAGCCGGGCCATCGCGCCGGGCGAGTGGGTCCACGAGCACAATGTCGGCCTCGGCGAGGCCAAGGGCGATTTTGCCCGCGACTACCGCTTCTGCGAGGAAGCGCGTCCCGTCGCGATGGTGCCCGACGCCCAGCGCGCCACCTTCGAGGGCTACCGCCGGGCCGACGGCAAGGTCGGCACCCGCAACTATGTCGGCGTGCTCACCTCGGTGAACTGCTCGGCGACCGTCGCCCGCTTCATCGCCGAGGAAGCCCGCCGCTCCGGCCTGCTCGACGAATTCCCGGGCATCGACGGCATCATCCCGCTCACCCACGGCACCGGCTGCGGCTACGACATCCAGGGCGAGGGTGCCGACATCCTCAAGCGCACGCTGTGGGGCTACGCCGCCAACCCGAACATGGGCGGCGTCATCATGGTGGGCCTGGGCTGCGAGGGCCTGCAGATCGACCGCTGGAAGCGCGCCTACGGCATCGAGGAGAGCGAGACCTTCCGCAGCTTCACCATCCAGGACAGCGGCGGCACGCGCCGCACCATCGAGGCCGGCGTCGCGGCGCTGCGCGAGATGCTGCCCTCCGTCTCGAAGGCCAGGCGCGAGACCGTGCCGGCCTCCGAGCTGATGCTGGCCCTGCAATGCGGCGGCTCGGACGGCTATTCGGGCATCACGGCGAACCCGGCGCTCGGGGCGGCGGTCGACCGGCTGGTGGCCGAGGGCGGCACCGCGATCCTGTCCGAGACGCCGGAGATCTACGGTGCCGAGCACCTGCTGACGGCGCGGGCCGCCACGCCGGAGATCGGCCACAAGCTCGTCGAGATGATCCACTGGTGGGAGGCCTACACCGCCCGCAACGGCGGCGAGATGAACAACAACCCCTCCCCCGGCAACAAGGCCGGCGGCCTGACCACCATCCTGGAGAAGTCGCTGGGGGCTACCGCCAAGGGCGGCTCGACGACGCTGACCGGCGTCTACCGCTACGCCGAGCCGGTGACGGCGAAGGGCTTCGTCTACATGGACACCCCCGGCTTCGACCCGGTGGCCGCCACCGGCCAGGTCGCGGGCGGCGCCAACGTCTTGTGCTTCACCACCGGCCGCGGCTCGGCCTATGGCTGCAAGCCGACCCCGTCGATCAAGCTCGCCACCAACAGCGAGATGTACCGGCGGATGCAGGACGACATGGACATCGATTGCGGCGACGTGCTCGACGGCGTCTCGATCGAGGAGAAGGGCCGCCAGATCTTCGAGACGATCCTGCGCGTGGCGTCGGGCGAGCGCACCAAGTCGGAAGGGTTCGGCTACGGCGATGCCGAGTTCGTGCCCTGGCAGATCGGCGCGGTGATGTAG
- the rpe gene encoding ribulose-phosphate 3-epimerase → MTRPLVIAPSILSADFSRLGEEVRDVVAAGADWVHIDVMDGHFVPNLTFGPVVVKALRPHTTAIFDVHLMIAPADPYLAAFAEAGADIITVHAEAGPHLHRSLQTIRALGKKAGVAINPGSPASLVEPVLDMVDLVLCMTVNPGFGGQSFIGSVCETVSRVRAMTAGRDIDIEVDGGVTPETAPAVVKAGANALVAGSATFKGGREAYAPNIAAIRRAAEGAMGQWV, encoded by the coding sequence ATGACCCGTCCCCTGGTGATCGCCCCCTCGATCCTCTCGGCCGATTTCTCCCGGCTCGGCGAGGAGGTCCGCGACGTGGTCGCGGCCGGGGCCGACTGGGTTCATATCGACGTGATGGACGGGCATTTCGTGCCCAACCTCACCTTCGGCCCCGTGGTGGTGAAGGCCTTGCGCCCGCACACCACGGCGATCTTCGACGTCCACCTGATGATCGCGCCGGCCGACCCCTACCTCGCGGCCTTCGCCGAGGCCGGGGCCGACATCATCACGGTCCATGCCGAGGCGGGTCCCCACCTGCACCGCTCGCTCCAGACCATCCGGGCGCTCGGCAAGAAGGCTGGTGTCGCGATCAATCCGGGCTCGCCGGCGAGCCTCGTCGAGCCCGTGCTCGACATGGTCGACCTCGTGCTCTGCATGACCGTCAATCCCGGCTTCGGCGGACAGAGCTTCATCGGCTCGGTCTGCGAGACGGTGTCGCGGGTGCGCGCCATGACCGCCGGGCGCGACATCGACATCGAGGTCGATGGCGGCGTGACCCCGGAGACGGCGCCGGCGGTGGTGAAGGCGGGGGCCAACGCTCTCGTGGCTGGCTCCGCCACCTTCAAGGGCGGGCGCGAGGCCTACGCGCCCAACATCGCGGCGATCCGCCGGGCGGCGGAGGGGGCGATGGGGCAGTGGGTGTAG